A window of Plasmodium brasilianum strain Bolivian I chromosome 8, whole genome shotgun sequence contains these coding sequences:
- a CDS encoding fam-l protein has translation MGRKMKILPFINIFTYIFFSSIYNFYIEKSTFYKYGNVKIIVDGKLCTRINRYLAKCNQNKDLHIVELKEEIPNNRVYEKKKKDISNNEKESTGKKEQPIGCSLENSNVNRSFVKHKSCMFETKKYSHREKKIFKELDYIDFLKRNKNISDKTYKKIMRKKFSLRLGSPLLLFLLLSTLLIVDISLCYPSGGKGFLELSGLKSSLNSWEATLKQYFSWLLPAAEGTSHSVLEPLFRIVLFVIPLLIIGFTLTSYVFYYHNKAKKYEKIKFSKK, from the exons ATGGGgagaaaaatgaagattttaccttttattaatatttttacgtatatatttttctcttcgatatataatttttacattgaAAAG AGTACTTTCTATAAATATGGAAATGTGAAGATTATTGTTGATGGGAAATTATGTACAAGAATTAATAGATATCTAGCAAAATGTAACCAGAATAAAGATTTACATATTGTtgaattaaaagaagaaataccAAATAATAgagtatatgaaaaaaaaaaaaaagatatatctaataatgaaaaagaatctacaggaaaaaaagaacaaccAATTGGATGTTCATTAGAGAATTCGAACGTCAATAGATCATTTGTAAAACATAAATCCTGTAtgtttgaaacaaaaaaatactcccatcgagaaaaaaaaatattcaaagaacttGATTATATAGATTTTCTTAAAAGGAACAAGAATATTAGTGATAAGACTTACAAAAAAATCATGCGTAAAAAATTCTCATTACGATTAGGATCacctttattattgtttttgttGTTATCAACTCTACTTATAGTAGATATATCTCTGTGTTATCCATCTGGAGGAAAGGGATTTTTGGAATTATCAGGATTGAAATCGAGTTTAAATTCCTGGGAGGCAACTTTGAAACAATATTTTAGTTGGTTATTGCCTGCTGCAGAAGGTACATCTCATAGTGTATTAGAACCATTATTTAGAATtgtattatttgttatacCCTTATTAATAATTGGTTTCACACTTACATCGTACGTTTTTTATTACCATAATAAagctaaaaaatatgaaaaaattaagttcagtaaaaagtga